One stretch of Proteiniborus sp. DW1 DNA includes these proteins:
- a CDS encoding helix-hairpin-helix domain-containing protein yields MGNFTKREQIVILIFVIIVILVFGYEFYIKKDMELIKTDTKSGIVEINDVEVSSYEEGNSNEENTESSPKKILVHIDGEIINPGVVELVEGARVIDVVNIAGGLTQYADEKRINLAKRVSDEEKIYIPRVGEDASEIDNITTNQANSMSSNQGKINVNTATKEELQGLPGIGPVIAERIIEYRQSHKFSNIDDLKKVSGIGDKKLDAIKEFIIVK; encoded by the coding sequence ATGGGCAACTTTACAAAAAGAGAGCAAATCGTTATACTAATATTTGTTATTATAGTTATCTTAGTATTTGGGTATGAATTTTATATAAAAAAAGATATGGAATTAATAAAAACTGATACAAAAAGTGGAATTGTGGAAATAAATGATGTAGAGGTGTCAAGTTACGAAGAGGGTAATTCAAATGAAGAGAATACAGAAAGTTCTCCTAAGAAAATATTAGTTCATATAGATGGTGAAATAATTAATCCAGGTGTGGTAGAATTAGTTGAAGGGGCTAGAGTTATTGATGTGGTTAATATTGCAGGCGGATTGACACAATATGCTGATGAAAAAAGAATCAACCTAGCTAAAAGAGTAAGTGATGAGGAGAAAATCTATATTCCTAGAGTTGGTGAAGACGCTTCTGAAATAGATAATATCACCACAAATCAAGCAAATAGTATGAGTTCTAATCAAGGAAAAATAAATGTTAACACTGCAACTAAAGAGGAGCTTCAAGGTCTTCCTGGAATAGGTCCTGTAATAGCTGAAAGAATAATAGAGTATAGACAAAGTCATAAATTTTCCAATATAGATGATTTAAAAAAAGTATCTGGAATAGGTGATAAAAAACTTGATGCAATCAAGGAATTTATAATAGTTAAATAA
- the selD gene encoding selenide, water dikinase SelD gives MSQKEKRLTEMSKSSGUAAKIGPDTLAQVLCQLPKATDENLIVGIETSDDAAVYKINEETALIQTIDFFTPVVDDPYTFGQIAAANSLSDIYAMGGEPKLAMNIICFPTCLSPNIMAEILKGGYDKVAEANAILIGGHTVEDDEPKYGLSVSGFIHPSQVLTNCNAQVGDVLVLTKPIGIGVINTAIKAQLTDEETYNEAVKTMTTLNKFAKDAMVSVGANSCTDITGFGLLGHTLEMAEGSGVTIKLYSDKIPVIPQALEYAKMGLVPAGAYSNMGFIGDKVAFDDRVSQEMKDLLFDPQTSGGLLISVKATKVDELLKILEQGPTKYGIVGEVIERQSEYIIVE, from the coding sequence ATGTCGCAAAAAGAGAAAAGACTTACAGAAATGTCAAAAAGCTCAGGCTGAGCAGCAAAAATAGGTCCTGATACCTTGGCACAGGTACTGTGTCAATTACCAAAAGCAACTGATGAAAATCTTATAGTAGGTATAGAAACCTCTGATGATGCAGCTGTATATAAAATAAATGAAGAGACTGCACTTATCCAGACAATAGATTTCTTTACTCCAGTTGTAGATGACCCTTATACATTTGGTCAGATTGCAGCAGCTAACTCATTAAGTGATATATATGCAATGGGGGGAGAACCCAAATTAGCCATGAATATTATTTGCTTCCCAACATGTCTGTCTCCAAATATTATGGCAGAAATACTAAAAGGAGGATATGACAAGGTTGCAGAGGCGAATGCAATCCTTATAGGAGGACATACAGTAGAAGATGATGAGCCTAAATATGGACTTAGCGTAAGTGGATTTATTCATCCAAGTCAAGTTCTTACAAACTGCAATGCTCAAGTTGGTGATGTACTAGTTTTGACTAAACCAATAGGCATTGGTGTAATAAATACTGCTATTAAAGCACAATTAACTGATGAAGAGACGTACAATGAAGCTGTTAAGACAATGACTACATTAAACAAATTTGCTAAGGATGCAATGGTAAGTGTAGGGGCTAATAGCTGCACTGATATTACAGGCTTTGGGCTTCTCGGTCATACTTTAGAGATGGCAGAGGGGAGTGGTGTTACAATAAAACTTTATTCTGACAAGATTCCAGTTATACCACAAGCTTTAGAATATGCCAAAATGGGACTTGTACCTGCAGGTGCATACTCCAATATGGGTTTTATTGGGGATAAAGTTGCTTTTGATGATAGAGTTAGCCAAGAAATGAAAGATCTATTATTTGACCCGCAAACATCAGGAGGACTGTTGATTTCAGTAAAGGCAACAAAAGTAGATGAGCTGCTGAAAATACTAGAACAAGGTCCTACTAAATATGGAATTGTTGGGGAAGTAATTGAGAGACAGAGTGAATATATAATAGTAGAGTAG
- the selB gene encoding selenocysteine-specific translation elongation factor has translation MKNVIIGTAGHIDHGKSTLIKAITGRETDRLKEEKERGISIELGFTYFDLPSGRRAGIIDVPGHEKFIKNMLAGVMGIDVVLLVIAADEGIMPQTKEHLNILNLLGIEKGLIALTKADLVDEEWLALVEEDIKDGVKGTFLENSPIIPVSSVTKSGIDKVIETIEHLTEEVKDRDINETARLPVDRVFSMSGFGTIVTGTLYAGKFQIGDEIQVFPGTKVGRIRSIQVHGADSDTAYGGQRVAINIAGLKKSDIERGNVIAPVNSMESTMMLDVKLKLLEDSQRIIDNRTRLRLYIGSSEVLCRVVFLDRDQLTPGESCYAQLRLEEEIVAKRGDRFIIRFYSPMMTIGGGEILEPNPPKRKRFDKEVIRELEIKEKGQISDVIEEIIKDKSSSFPTLKDISVSTVMTEEKIEKIIDQLKEENKILTYRLLKDLHIIHTDYKKYLSNKIKEELDSYHKKNPLKAGMPKEEIRSKYLGSIKQKLGDSFINNLIEDKVIKQVNESIALIDFEVKFSPAQEEIRDVIEKEFLRNKFNPLKREELYSLLKYSTKDIDQVFEALLDIGILIRLKDENILHTNAYIEAVELVKDFITQNGSISVAQLRDLLNSNRKLAIALIEYLDDLKVTKRLGDTRVLY, from the coding sequence ATGAAGAACGTAATAATAGGAACTGCTGGTCATATTGATCATGGCAAGTCTACTTTAATTAAAGCAATTACTGGAAGAGAAACGGACAGATTAAAGGAAGAGAAGGAAAGAGGTATATCTATTGAGTTAGGATTTACATATTTTGATCTTCCTAGTGGTAGAAGAGCAGGAATTATCGATGTGCCAGGTCATGAAAAGTTTATAAAAAACATGTTAGCAGGTGTTATGGGAATAGATGTTGTATTGTTAGTAATAGCAGCAGATGAAGGAATAATGCCTCAAACTAAGGAACACTTAAATATTCTAAATTTATTGGGAATAGAAAAGGGGCTTATAGCACTGACAAAAGCTGATTTAGTAGATGAAGAATGGCTAGCATTAGTAGAAGAAGATATTAAAGATGGTGTAAAAGGAACATTCCTAGAAAATAGCCCTATAATACCAGTGTCATCTGTTACTAAGTCAGGAATAGATAAAGTAATTGAGACAATAGAGCATCTAACTGAGGAAGTTAAGGATAGAGATATAAATGAAACTGCAAGATTACCTGTAGACAGGGTGTTTTCTATGTCAGGCTTTGGAACTATAGTTACAGGAACATTATATGCTGGTAAGTTCCAAATAGGCGACGAAATTCAAGTTTTTCCAGGTACTAAGGTTGGGAGAATTAGGTCAATTCAGGTTCATGGAGCAGATAGTGACACTGCTTATGGTGGACAGAGAGTTGCCATAAACATAGCTGGACTTAAAAAAAGTGATATTGAAAGAGGAAATGTAATAGCACCTGTAAATTCAATGGAATCCACAATGATGTTAGATGTTAAGCTTAAGCTTTTGGAAGATTCTCAAAGGATCATTGATAATAGGACAAGACTTAGGCTTTATATTGGATCAAGTGAAGTACTATGTAGAGTAGTGTTTTTAGATAGGGATCAGTTAACACCTGGAGAGAGTTGTTATGCTCAACTGAGGCTTGAAGAAGAAATTGTAGCTAAAAGAGGAGATAGGTTTATTATTAGATTTTACTCTCCTATGATGACTATAGGAGGTGGAGAGATTCTCGAACCAAATCCACCAAAAAGAAAAAGATTTGATAAAGAAGTAATTAGAGAGTTGGAGATTAAAGAAAAGGGACAAATATCTGATGTCATCGAGGAAATAATAAAAGATAAGAGTAGTTCTTTCCCAACATTAAAGGATATATCAGTATCCACAGTAATGACAGAGGAAAAAATAGAAAAAATTATTGACCAATTAAAAGAAGAAAATAAGATTCTAACATATAGATTATTAAAAGACTTGCATATAATCCATACAGACTATAAAAAATACTTATCAAACAAGATAAAGGAAGAGCTAGACAGCTATCATAAGAAAAATCCTCTAAAAGCTGGGATGCCAAAAGAGGAGATAAGAAGTAAGTATTTAGGCTCTATAAAGCAAAAATTGGGGGATAGTTTCATTAATAATCTCATAGAAGATAAAGTCATAAAACAAGTCAATGAAAGTATTGCTTTGATTGATTTTGAAGTGAAATTTAGTCCAGCACAAGAAGAGATAAGAGATGTAATAGAGAAAGAATTTTTGAGAAATAAATTTAATCCCCTTAAAAGAGAAGAATTATATAGCCTATTAAAGTACAGTACCAAAGATATAGATCAGGTTTTTGAGGCTTTACTAGATATTGGGATATTAATAAGGCTAAAGGATGAGAATATTCTTCATACAAATGCATATATAGAAGCAGTTGAACTAGTGAAAGACTTTATTACTCAAAATGGTTCTATATCAGTTGCTCAGCTTAGAGATTTATTAAATTCAAATAGAAAACTAGCTATTGCTCTCATAGAATATCTAGATGATTTAAAAGTTACAAAACGTTTAGGAGATACAAGAGTTTTGTATTAG
- a CDS encoding response regulator transcription factor: MDIKVLIVDDEALLVKGLKYSLEQDGYEIDVAYDGLEAYEKFKKGNYDLIILDLMLPGMDGLEVCQKVREKSQVPIIMLTAKGEDISKILGLEYGADDYMTKPFNILELKARIKAILRRVNNRETRIGEQIIQLDNFTINTLGRKVSVRGQEINLTAKEFDLLLLLASNPGKVFTREELLEIIWGYEYFGDLRTVDVHIRRLREKIEKNSSQAEYILTKWGVGYYFRNKS, encoded by the coding sequence TTGGACATCAAGGTTTTAATTGTCGATGATGAGGCTTTGCTAGTTAAGGGACTTAAATATAGCTTAGAGCAAGATGGATATGAAATTGATGTAGCCTATGATGGTCTAGAGGCATATGAAAAGTTTAAAAAGGGTAACTATGATTTAATAATTTTAGATCTTATGCTTCCAGGAATGGATGGGTTAGAAGTTTGCCAAAAGGTAAGGGAGAAGTCACAAGTTCCTATTATTATGTTGACTGCAAAGGGAGAAGATATAAGTAAAATATTAGGACTAGAATATGGTGCAGATGATTATATGACTAAGCCATTCAACATCTTGGAACTAAAAGCTAGAATAAAGGCTATACTAAGAAGAGTAAATAATAGAGAAACTAGAATTGGGGAACAGATCATTCAACTTGATAACTTTACCATCAATACTCTAGGAAGAAAAGTATCAGTAAGAGGTCAAGAGATTAATTTAACTGCTAAAGAATTTGACTTATTATTGTTATTAGCATCAAATCCTGGGAAGGTATTTACTAGAGAAGAGCTACTAGAAATTATATGGGGATATGAATATTTTGGAGACTTAAGAACAGTAGATGTCCATATTAGAAGACTAAGGGAGAAAATTGAGAAAAACTCTAGTCAAGCAGAATATATTTTGACAAAATGGGGAGTTGGTTACTATTTTAGGAATAAGTCATAA
- the rluF gene encoding 23S rRNA pseudouridine(2604) synthase RluF, whose protein sequence is MRINKYISETGTCSRREADKIIEEGRVTINGKVANLGSIVNVGDKVYIDGKPLGKRRKQVYIALNKPVGITCTTERHIKGNIIDFVNHPERIFHIGRLDKDSQGLILLTNDGDIVNKILRAENNNEKEYIVTVNKPITPYFIQGMSKGVKILGTVTKPCKVTPINDRTFRIILTQGLNRQIRRMCQAFGYQVVKLNRIRIMNIKLGNLKIGHWRNLTTEELNELKKNL, encoded by the coding sequence ATGAGAATTAATAAATACATAAGTGAAACAGGAACTTGTTCTAGAAGAGAAGCAGACAAAATCATTGAAGAAGGTAGAGTAACTATTAATGGTAAAGTTGCTAATCTAGGGAGTATAGTTAATGTTGGTGATAAAGTATACATTGATGGAAAACCATTAGGTAAAAGAAGAAAACAAGTGTATATTGCCTTAAATAAACCAGTTGGAATTACTTGTACAACAGAGAGACATATTAAAGGCAATATTATTGACTTTGTTAATCATCCCGAGCGTATTTTTCATATTGGAAGACTAGATAAAGATTCTCAAGGTCTAATACTACTAACCAATGATGGTGATATAGTCAATAAAATATTGCGCGCTGAGAATAATAATGAAAAGGAATACATTGTTACAGTAAATAAGCCTATTACCCCTTATTTTATACAGGGTATGTCTAAAGGAGTTAAAATTTTGGGTACAGTTACTAAACCCTGTAAAGTGACACCTATTAATGATAGAACATTTCGTATCATTCTAACTCAAGGGCTTAATCGACAAATAAGGCGTATGTGTCAAGCATTTGGTTATCAAGTAGTAAAACTGAACCGTATAAGAATAATGAACATTAAGCTAGGGAATTTGAAAATTGGACACTGGCGTAATCTTACAACAGAAGAATTAAATGAGCTTAAGAAAAACTTATAG
- a CDS encoding universal stress protein UspA, whose translation MEDNKNIMVCVTQQKTCERLIKSGHDEKREGDNLFIINVVSENDNFLYNSNDGEALEYLFEVSKKAGAELTVIRAKNVIKAISDFALKNDITHIVMGLSPNSADVDNNIHLVLKKMLPNARFIII comes from the coding sequence ATGGAAGATAATAAAAATATCATGGTTTGTGTTACTCAGCAAAAAACCTGTGAGAGGCTTATAAAGAGTGGCCATGATGAAAAGAGAGAAGGAGACAATTTATTTATAATAAACGTAGTAAGTGAAAATGATAATTTTTTGTACAACTCAAATGACGGAGAAGCATTAGAATATCTTTTTGAAGTATCTAAAAAAGCAGGAGCAGAATTGACAGTTATTAGAGCGAAGAATGTTATTAAGGCAATTTCTGATTTTGCATTAAAGAATGATATCACTCATATTGTTATGGGTTTATCACCTAACAGCGCAGATGTTGACAATAATATTCATTTAGTACTTAAAAAAATGCTTCCAAATGCTAGATTTATTATAATATAG
- the selA gene encoding L-seryl-tRNA(Sec) selenium transferase — protein MNNSINLYSRLPKVDQLLNNENIQQLLKISPREIVTETIREVIDELRVLISSKNLTLEELDCKINRITEDIRDRVQESLKPRLRKVINASGVVIHTNLGRSLINREIMEHITEIASNYNNLEFDLESGMRGSRYSHLEDIIRKITGAEAAMVVNNNAAAVVLALSSLASNKEIIVSRGELVEIGGSFRIPEVMEQSGAILVDVGTTNKTHLSDYEKSINENTAALMKVHTSNYRILGFTESVSLEELVNLGQKFSLPVIEDLGSGVLVDLSRYGLQYEPTVQESIRAGVDIVTFSGDKLLGGPQAGIIIGRKKYIDMMKKHPLNRALRVDKFTIAALEATLRLYLSEETAIKKIPTLKMLTMTQEELASKAERLMSQIEQKNLDKLKIEIVDDYSQVGGGSMPLEQIPTKCIVIYSEDSSIASLEKNLRANSIPIITRIFKDKLYMDLRTIEEEEFNEIAEGLKFALEKC, from the coding sequence ATGAACAATAGTATTAACCTATATAGTCGATTACCTAAGGTTGACCAGCTTTTAAACAATGAAAATATTCAACAGCTTCTAAAAATATCGCCAAGGGAAATTGTTACAGAAACAATAAGAGAAGTAATTGACGAGCTCAGAGTATTAATTTCAAGTAAAAATCTAACTTTAGAGGAGCTAGACTGCAAAATAAATAGAATTACTGAAGATATTCGAGATAGAGTACAGGAATCTCTGAAACCAAGGCTAAGAAAAGTAATAAACGCTTCAGGAGTAGTTATCCATACTAATTTAGGCAGATCCTTGATTAATAGAGAGATAATGGAGCATATTACTGAAATAGCTTCAAACTATAACAATTTAGAGTTTGACCTTGAAAGTGGTATGAGAGGTTCAAGATATAGTCACTTAGAAGATATTATTCGTAAAATTACTGGGGCTGAAGCTGCTATGGTAGTAAATAATAACGCAGCAGCAGTAGTATTAGCACTGAGCAGCTTAGCTAGTAACAAAGAGATTATAGTATCTAGAGGAGAGCTAGTTGAAATTGGAGGTTCTTTTAGAATTCCAGAGGTAATGGAACAAAGCGGTGCAATTTTAGTAGATGTAGGGACTACAAACAAGACACATTTATCAGATTATGAAAAATCAATAAATGAGAATACTGCTGCCTTGATGAAGGTTCATACAAGTAATTACAGGATTTTGGGTTTTACTGAAAGTGTATCTTTAGAAGAATTAGTTAACTTAGGACAAAAATTTAGCCTACCAGTAATAGAGGATTTGGGAAGTGGAGTGTTAGTAGATTTAAGTAGATATGGTCTACAATATGAACCAACTGTCCAGGAATCTATTAGAGCAGGGGTTGATATAGTTACTTTTAGTGGAGATAAGCTTTTAGGAGGGCCTCAGGCTGGAATCATAATTGGTAGAAAGAAATATATAGATATGATGAAAAAGCATCCATTAAATAGAGCTTTGAGAGTAGATAAATTTACTATTGCAGCTTTAGAAGCTACATTAAGATTGTACTTAAGCGAAGAGACAGCAATTAAAAAAATTCCAACTTTAAAAATGCTTACAATGACCCAAGAAGAGCTTGCTTCTAAGGCAGAAAGGCTAATGTCTCAAATAGAGCAAAAGAACTTGGATAAACTGAAAATAGAAATTGTTGATGATTATTCACAAGTAGGAGGAGGTTCTATGCCTCTTGAGCAAATACCTACAAAGTGTATAGTCATATATTCAGAAGACTCGAGTATTGCGTCATTAGAAAAGAATCTGAGGGCTAATAGCATACCAATTATTACGAGAATTTTTAAAGATAAACTATATATGGATTTAAGGACTATTGAGGAAGAAGAATTTAATGAAATAGCTGAAGGATTAAAATTTGCTCTTGAGAAATGTTAA
- a CDS encoding D-alanyl-D-alanine carboxypeptidase family protein, whose protein sequence is MRKFIVFFLVLFLVFNFEKHVLANEPDISAEAAILIDANTGTILYEKNTHSKMFPASTTKILTAIIAIEKGNLEQKITVDKETPYEIKGSHISLEPDEVLTMKDLVYATLIESANDAATVIGKQISGSTEKFTKLMNSKAKEIGAKNSNFVNASGLHDDNHYTTAHDLAMIAKYAMENDLFRDIVSLYTYKIEPTNKKSDSRTLWSSNKLLYSTDKINVDGKNVTIKYDGIIGVKTGYTPEAQSCLVASAERNGQRLISVVLKTTGNNVFIDTHKLLNYGFDNFSSARLAFKNEFIDNIDVENGDKPIVTGIVGNDLYSLVPKGKENEVKRNIVLPEKISAPISKGQVIGKIELKLDDKIIDTVNIVSAMEINQKATFDVIAMNSKDSIFKKWWLWLIILVVGWRISVEFRRRRIRRRRKSYLYR, encoded by the coding sequence TTGAGAAAATTTATTGTTTTTTTCTTAGTATTATTTTTAGTTTTCAATTTTGAAAAACATGTACTAGCTAATGAACCAGATATATCTGCTGAAGCTGCAATTTTAATTGATGCGAATACTGGTACAATTCTATATGAGAAAAATACACATAGTAAAATGTTTCCTGCAAGTACAACAAAAATATTAACTGCAATAATAGCTATTGAAAAAGGTAATCTTGAGCAAAAAATAACCGTAGATAAAGAAACACCTTATGAAATTAAGGGTAGCCACATTTCTCTTGAACCTGATGAAGTATTAACTATGAAGGATTTAGTATATGCAACTCTTATAGAATCTGCTAACGATGCAGCAACGGTTATAGGCAAACAAATTTCTGGCTCCACTGAAAAATTTACAAAACTTATGAATAGTAAGGCCAAAGAAATAGGTGCTAAAAACTCAAATTTTGTAAACGCAAGCGGATTACATGATGATAATCATTATACTACAGCACATGATTTGGCTATGATTGCAAAGTATGCAATGGAAAATGATTTATTTAGAGATATTGTTTCATTATATACATATAAGATAGAGCCAACTAATAAAAAATCAGATTCAAGAACTCTTTGGTCTTCAAATAAATTACTGTATTCAACAGACAAAATAAATGTTGATGGAAAAAATGTAACTATTAAGTATGATGGCATCATTGGTGTCAAAACTGGATATACTCCTGAAGCTCAAAGTTGCTTAGTAGCTTCAGCTGAAAGAAATGGGCAGAGGTTAATCAGCGTAGTTCTAAAAACTACTGGTAACAATGTTTTCATAGATACACATAAACTTTTAAATTATGGCTTTGATAACTTCTCTAGTGCAAGACTTGCTTTTAAAAATGAGTTTATTGACAATATCGACGTTGAAAATGGAGATAAGCCAATTGTTACTGGGATAGTAGGTAATGACCTATACAGTCTTGTGCCTAAAGGAAAAGAAAATGAAGTTAAAAGGAACATTGTTTTACCTGAAAAAATATCGGCTCCAATATCCAAAGGACAGGTTATAGGGAAAATCGAACTTAAATTAGATGATAAAATAATAGATACTGTTAATATTGTCTCCGCTATGGAAATAAATCAAAAAGCAACCTTTGATGTAATTGCAATGAATAGCAAAGACTCAATTTTTAAGAAATGGTGGCTATGGTTGATTATTTTAGTAGTAGGCTGGAGAATATCTGTTGAGTTTAGGAGACGAAGGATTAGACGAAGAAGAAAATCTTATTTGTATAGATAG
- a CDS encoding ATP-binding protein, with the protein MLLVIVSLLIINVFISRLILNIYVEQRKSNVLIRANIVANETKNYLTTNAMSNINSIAEEYSKEISGRIIVVDRTGVVRGDSNKEYLGSTFRHTEIQYALKGQTSANIYNFKDYGHVLYVSVPAIFHNRIVGAILISVSINDIYREVSHINQNLYLISAVSIVLIAFISFIFLDFTFRPLESFTKAIDGMTKGDFKQKVEINTNDEFKNMADAFNAMIMKLDQVDKQRNDFVANVSHELRTPISSIKLLSDSLLHQNEDNISIYREFMEDISAEADRLNNIIYELLALVDLDKEKLHINYKTTYMNFLLEKIVNRMRPLAEKKNIKLTLEQDERIQIKVDSEKIQQAIINIIDNAIKYTSEYGKVQVKLYSQSKWCVIEVKDNGIGIPENRLSQIFDRFYRVDKARSRKTGGTGLGLSISQQIVSLHQGIIEVESVVDKGSIFYIKIPNDINL; encoded by the coding sequence TTGTTATTAGTTATTGTTTCACTTTTAATAATAAACGTTTTCATTAGTAGATTAATATTAAATATTTATGTAGAGCAAAGAAAATCCAACGTTCTAATAAGAGCTAACATAGTAGCAAATGAAACTAAGAATTACCTAACAACCAATGCCATGTCAAATATTAACTCAATAGCAGAAGAATATAGTAAAGAAATAAGTGGGAGGATAATTGTTGTAGATAGGACTGGAGTTGTAAGAGGAGATTCTAATAAAGAGTACTTAGGTAGTACTTTCAGGCATACTGAGATACAATATGCTTTAAAAGGGCAGACTTCTGCAAATATTTATAACTTCAAGGATTATGGCCATGTTTTATATGTATCTGTTCCTGCAATATTTCATAATAGAATAGTCGGAGCTATACTTATATCAGTTTCAATAAATGATATTTATAGAGAGGTGAGTCATATCAATCAAAATTTATACTTAATATCAGCTGTAAGTATAGTTTTGATTGCTTTTATTAGTTTCATATTTTTAGATTTTACTTTTAGACCTTTAGAGAGTTTTACAAAGGCTATAGACGGTATGACGAAGGGAGATTTCAAACAGAAGGTTGAAATTAACACTAATGATGAATTTAAGAACATGGCTGATGCCTTTAATGCCATGATAATGAAGCTAGATCAAGTTGATAAGCAAAGAAATGATTTTGTGGCTAATGTTTCTCATGAATTACGTACTCCTATAAGCTCTATTAAGCTATTATCAGACTCTCTCCTTCATCAAAATGAAGATAATATCAGTATTTACAGAGAATTTATGGAAGATATTTCTGCAGAGGCAGATAGACTAAATAATATTATTTATGAATTACTGGCTCTTGTTGATTTAGACAAGGAAAAGCTTCATATTAACTATAAAACAACTTATATGAATTTTTTACTTGAGAAAATCGTGAATAGAATGAGACCACTTGCAGAAAAGAAAAATATAAAATTAACATTAGAGCAAGATGAAAGGATACAAATAAAAGTAGATTCTGAAAAAATACAACAGGCTATTATAAATATAATTGATAATGCTATTAAATATACATCTGAATATGGAAAAGTACAGGTGAAACTATATTCTCAGAGTAAGTGGTGTGTCATCGAAGTAAAAGATAATGGTATAGGGATTCCTGAAAATAGGCTTAGTCAGATATTTGATAGATTCTATAGGGTTGATAAAGCTAGGTCAAGGAAAACAGGAGGAACTGGGTTGGGTCTATCGATTTCTCAACAAATAGTATCATTACATCAAGGAATTATAGAGGTTGAAAGTGTAGTAGACAAAGGAAGTATCTTTTATATTAAAATACCCAATGATATAAACCTGTAA
- a CDS encoding GerMN domain-containing protein, with the protein MGNKHKIIASLILFTILVGCQNYTVVHENDVNYPTINPMPEGYQVSICLFFPQKEADILVEEVREVNLENKKLEVVVIEELLKGSRNGLRNVIPSGTKLLSIHLQGSVAYVNFNKAFIDEKIDESEEVLLIYSIVNSLTAIEDIEKVQILIEGEKREKYNKHKLNEPIDFSNILLEFQYSSPEHIVKEYYGALLARDFRKMFGMESANNVNETRYNIFATYYESKELGLIHYEIDNLEIIKYDNETIIIYGLNLYYTDGRIIKSNWMEMKLKYDYEENQFLITTITNYEHDNLNK; encoded by the coding sequence ATGGGAAATAAACATAAAATTATAGCAAGCCTAATTTTATTTACGATTCTGGTTGGATGTCAGAACTATACAGTAGTACATGAAAATGATGTTAATTATCCAACAATTAACCCAATGCCAGAAGGTTATCAAGTTAGCATTTGTTTGTTTTTTCCACAGAAAGAAGCTGATATATTAGTAGAGGAAGTTAGAGAAGTAAATCTTGAAAATAAAAAGTTAGAGGTTGTAGTTATTGAGGAGCTTTTGAAGGGTTCACGTAATGGATTAAGAAATGTAATTCCCAGTGGGACGAAATTGCTATCGATTCATTTACAAGGCTCAGTCGCATACGTGAACTTTAATAAAGCTTTTATAGATGAAAAAATAGATGAAAGTGAAGAGGTACTTTTAATTTATTCTATAGTAAATAGCCTAACAGCAATAGAGGATATTGAAAAAGTACAAATACTCATTGAAGGTGAAAAAAGAGAAAAGTATAATAAACATAAGTTAAATGAGCCTATAGACTTTAGTAACATATTGCTAGAATTTCAGTATTCTAGTCCAGAACATATAGTTAAAGAATATTATGGTGCTCTTTTGGCTAGGGATTTTAGGAAGATGTTTGGGATGGAGTCAGCTAACAACGTAAATGAGACAAGATATAATATTTTTGCTACATACTATGAGTCAAAAGAATTGGGATTAATACATTATGAAATTGATAACTTAGAAATAATTAAGTATGATAATGAAACAATAATAATATATGGACTGAACCTATATTATACAGATGGCCGTATAATTAAGAGCAATTGGATGGAAATGAAATTAAAATATGATTATGAAGAAAATCAGTTTTTAATTACTACAATCACTAATTATGAACATGACAATTTGAATAAGTAA